The following are encoded in a window of Trueperaceae bacterium genomic DNA:
- a CDS encoding DinB family protein — protein sequence MTEQAVVATGALSTDELLAHWQGHRGLTRRVIEAFPDDQLFVYRVAPMRTFGELVHEMLHMTVPIAVGAATGEWRGYGAGELPRDKAGLLELWDRDTAKLNELWARVTPERLHEDEVAFGQYPGKIISHVLYAIDNEIHHRAQGYVYLRALGVEPPPFWER from the coding sequence ATGACAGAGCAAGCGGTCGTTGCCACCGGCGCACTTTCCACCGACGAACTGCTCGCCCACTGGCAGGGCCATCGCGGCCTCACGCGCCGCGTGATCGAGGCCTTCCCCGACGACCAGCTCTTCGTCTACCGGGTCGCTCCCATGCGCACCTTCGGGGAGCTCGTGCACGAGATGCTGCACATGACGGTCCCCATAGCCGTCGGTGCCGCCACGGGGGAGTGGCGCGGGTACGGCGCCGGCGAGCTGCCGCGCGACAAGGCGGGCCTCCTCGAGCTCTGGGACCGGGACACCGCGAAGCTCAACGAGCTGTGGGCACGGGTGACGCCCGAGCGCCTCCACGAGGACGAGGTCGCCTTCGGCCAGTACCCCGGCAAGATCATCAGCCACGTCCTCTACGCCATCGACAACGAGATCCACCATCGAGCCCAGGGCTACGTCTACCTGCGCGCGCTCGGGGTGGAACCGCCCCCTTTCT
- a CDS encoding BTAD domain-containing putative transcriptional regulator has translation MPTGTQVGFVRLTGRPAAVAGVGEVPFAPDKRYQLLGYLAYAGGWVGRERVAFLFWPDSDTSTSRQNLRALLQRLDSLPFAPGVEATKHQLRWEVPTDVATFNEALARGDVKAALAAYQGPLLRDVGGDAGDEFDGWLDMEREQLYSRWRSLALRRLGDLGPEDEDEASELARRLLEADPLDEEAVRDHMRALTRWGRPTAAARAYRELAARLERELGMEPTSDTVLAYEEALAAAAAPSQPAPAGTAAPAGAREEGGATEGVAPAGGPTVETADAYQRLPVPATSFVGREAELEEVAALLQTPDCRLLSLTGPGGVGKTRLALAAAQRLAGEGPGAVVYVPLETASSAEEVLPAIAAALGIPRSAGGDPWEAVERRVAGGSLLIVVDNFEHVLGAAVLLPRLLAAGDGVKLLVTTRERLGLEAEWTYLVGGLDYPGGDVPFADLEGYAAVELLLERARRVRPGFRLTEEDLPHLRRLFAATQGMPLAIELVAAWLRAVPLGALVEELELDPGGLRAASADVPARHESVRAVFEQSWSRLTDAERQVMRRLAVFVGPVTPEAAAFVAGASRTVLAALVDKSLLRLDQDGRYDRHPLLLSFARERLAEDAGEQRAVELRHSAYYLRFLRERTDRAKGPRPAQVQQEVRAEMRDLRAAMRRAAERRLNAELVAFMQLLELELGYFQAHGHDDETLALLDRAAEAAGASGALEAARDLRGRVGDAYGLHRGDPRRALSEYRAAAELARRTENVGREAVFVSLSGVMRRIIEPGVGQAELDRALALAHESGDPVALSIVYEHRAFVQGREGDLEAARELYLRSRETVENVPDPEAVHPFELTRRRYFATLNLGELDHKLGRLDDAVAARHAALSLARQVGNQIWEAFARVELGEMFASVGRHDEAAEHLRVARALYVANHVTVHLSKIENLAEQHGYDLRA, from the coding sequence ATGCCCACGGGCACGCAGGTGGGGTTCGTGAGGCTCACGGGTCGTCCTGCGGCGGTGGCGGGGGTCGGCGAGGTGCCGTTCGCGCCCGACAAGCGCTATCAGCTCCTCGGTTACCTCGCCTACGCCGGCGGCTGGGTGGGCCGCGAACGCGTGGCGTTCCTGTTCTGGCCCGACTCCGACACCTCCACCTCGCGGCAGAACCTCAGGGCTCTGCTGCAGCGACTCGACTCGCTGCCGTTCGCGCCGGGCGTGGAAGCCACGAAGCACCAGCTCCGGTGGGAGGTGCCCACCGACGTGGCGACCTTCAACGAGGCGCTGGCGCGCGGCGACGTGAAGGCAGCGCTCGCGGCCTACCAGGGCCCGCTCCTGCGCGACGTCGGCGGCGACGCCGGCGACGAGTTCGACGGCTGGCTGGACATGGAGCGCGAGCAGCTCTACTCGCGCTGGCGCTCGCTCGCGCTGCGCCGGCTCGGCGACCTCGGTCCCGAGGACGAGGACGAGGCGTCCGAGCTGGCGAGGCGGCTGCTCGAGGCCGACCCCCTCGACGAGGAGGCGGTGCGCGACCACATGCGGGCGCTGACGCGGTGGGGCCGGCCGACGGCGGCCGCGCGCGCCTACCGCGAGCTCGCCGCGAGGCTCGAGCGCGAGCTGGGCATGGAGCCCACCTCCGACACCGTGCTGGCCTACGAGGAGGCGTTGGCGGCGGCCGCCGCGCCGTCCCAGCCGGCGCCCGCGGGCACGGCGGCCCCTGCCGGAGCGCGTGAGGAGGGTGGCGCCACCGAGGGGGTGGCGCCGGCCGGCGGCCCCACGGTCGAGACCGCCGACGCTTACCAGCGCCTGCCCGTGCCCGCCACCAGCTTCGTGGGGCGCGAGGCGGAGCTCGAGGAGGTGGCCGCGCTCCTGCAGACCCCCGACTGCCGTCTGCTCAGCCTCACGGGACCCGGTGGGGTGGGCAAGACGCGGCTGGCGTTGGCCGCCGCGCAGAGGCTCGCCGGCGAGGGGCCGGGCGCGGTCGTCTACGTGCCGCTGGAGACGGCCTCCTCTGCCGAGGAGGTGCTGCCGGCGATCGCCGCCGCGCTGGGGATCCCCCGGTCCGCCGGGGGCGACCCTTGGGAGGCGGTGGAGCGGCGCGTGGCCGGCGGGAGCCTGCTCATCGTGGTCGACAACTTCGAGCACGTCCTCGGCGCTGCCGTGCTCCTGCCGCGCCTGCTGGCGGCGGGCGACGGGGTGAAGCTGCTGGTCACGACCAGGGAGCGCCTGGGCCTCGAGGCCGAGTGGACGTACCTCGTCGGCGGGCTCGACTACCCCGGTGGGGACGTCCCCTTCGCCGACCTCGAGGGGTACGCCGCGGTCGAGCTGCTGCTCGAGCGCGCCCGTCGCGTGCGGCCGGGCTTCCGCCTCACGGAGGAGGACCTGCCGCACCTCCGCCGGCTCTTCGCCGCGACGCAGGGGATGCCGCTGGCGATCGAGCTCGTCGCCGCCTGGCTCAGGGCCGTGCCGCTGGGCGCTCTCGTCGAGGAGCTCGAGCTCGACCCCGGCGGCCTCAGGGCCGCGTCGGCCGACGTCCCGGCGCGTCACGAGAGCGTGAGGGCCGTCTTCGAGCAGTCGTGGTCGCGGCTCACAGACGCCGAGAGGCAGGTCATGCGGCGCCTGGCGGTGTTCGTCGGCCCGGTGACGCCAGAGGCGGCGGCCTTCGTCGCCGGGGCGAGCCGCACCGTCCTGGCGGCGCTGGTCGACAAGTCGCTGCTGCGGCTGGACCAGGACGGCCGGTACGACCGCCACCCGCTCCTGCTGTCGTTCGCCAGGGAGCGCCTGGCGGAGGACGCGGGCGAGCAGCGCGCCGTGGAGCTCAGGCACTCCGCCTACTACCTCCGTTTCCTGAGGGAGCGCACGGACCGGGCCAAGGGTCCTCGACCGGCGCAGGTGCAGCAGGAGGTCCGGGCGGAGATGCGGGACCTCAGGGCCGCGATGCGCAGGGCGGCCGAGAGGCGCCTCAACGCCGAGCTCGTCGCGTTCATGCAGCTCCTCGAGCTGGAGCTGGGCTACTTCCAGGCGCACGGCCACGACGACGAGACGCTCGCTCTGCTCGACCGGGCGGCAGAGGCCGCGGGGGCGTCGGGGGCGCTGGAGGCCGCGCGTGACCTGCGCGGCAGAGTAGGAGATGCCTACGGTCTGCACCGCGGCGACCCGCGGCGCGCGCTGTCCGAGTACCGGGCCGCCGCCGAGCTCGCCCGGAGGACAGAGAACGTCGGTCGCGAGGCCGTGTTCGTGAGCCTCAGCGGCGTGATGCGGAGGATCATCGAGCCGGGCGTCGGGCAGGCGGAGCTGGACCGCGCGCTCGCCCTCGCGCACGAGAGCGGTGACCCTGTCGCGCTCTCCATCGTCTACGAGCACCGCGCGTTCGTGCAGGGGCGCGAGGGCGACCTGGAAGCGGCCAGGGAGCTCTACCTCCGCTCCCGGGAGACGGTCGAGAACGTCCCGGACCCCGAGGCGGTCCACCCCTTCGAGCTGACGAGGCGGCGGTACTTCGCGACCCTCAACCTGGGCGAGCTGGACCACAAGCTCGGCAGGCTCGACGACGCGGTGGCGGCGCGCCACGCGGCCTTGAGCCTGGCGCGCCAGGTCGGCAACCAGATCTGGGAGGCGTTCGCCCGCGTGGAGCTGGGTGAGATGTTCGCGAGCGTCGGCCGTCACGATGAGGCGGCCGAGCACCTCAGGGTCGCCCGCGCCCTCTACGTCGCCAACCACGTGACCGTCCACTTGAGCAAGATCGAGAACCTGGCCGAGCAGCACGGCTACGACCTCAGGGCATGA
- a CDS encoding ABC transporter ATP-binding protein → MVRRFFEYYRPYRGLFLLDFSSAVVLGILELAFPIAVQGFIDGLLPSGRWRIIALAALGLALVYLLNTALTFVVTYWGHMLGINIETDMRRRAFDHLQRLSFRFYDEQKTGHLVGRIAKDLEDIGELAHHGPEDVFIAIMTLIASFVLMLFVNVPLALITMAIVPFTGWFTTRYGGRMTRTWREIYARVGAFNARLEETIGGIRVVKAFTNEEHERRLFAKDNQAYRSTKLEAYRIMALTHSSSYLSMRLTQLVVMVAGSYFVITGGLSSGGFVAFLLLVNVFFRPIQQINQVIELYPRGIAGFKRYLELLGTEPDIVDRPGAVEVEHLRGDIAFEGVSFSYSSHLPVLEDVSLSVAAGETVAFVGPSGAGKTTIASLLPRFYDVDAGRITIDGIDVRDMTMASLRRQIGIVQQDVFLFAGTLRENIAYGRLGASDEEILDAARRAQLGDLLASLPHGLDTLIGERGVKLSGGQKQRLSIARIFLKNPPILILDEATSALDTETERAIQQALEELSKGRTTLVIAHRLATIKHADRIVVVDGGRVVEQGRHDELLREGGVYSRLHEAQFGDAARAISA, encoded by the coding sequence GTGGTCAGGCGGTTCTTCGAGTACTACCGGCCCTACAGGGGTCTCTTCCTGCTCGACTTCTCGTCGGCGGTGGTGCTCGGCATACTCGAGCTCGCCTTCCCCATAGCCGTCCAGGGCTTCATCGACGGCCTGCTGCCCAGCGGCCGCTGGCGCATCATCGCGCTGGCCGCGCTCGGCCTGGCGCTCGTCTACCTGCTGAACACGGCCCTCACCTTCGTCGTCACCTACTGGGGCCACATGCTCGGCATCAACATCGAGACCGACATGCGCCGCCGGGCCTTCGACCACCTGCAGCGGCTCTCGTTCCGCTTCTACGACGAGCAGAAGACCGGCCACCTCGTGGGGCGCATCGCCAAGGACCTCGAGGACATCGGCGAGCTGGCGCACCACGGCCCCGAGGACGTGTTCATCGCGATCATGACGCTCATCGCCTCGTTCGTCCTCATGCTCTTCGTGAACGTGCCCCTGGCGCTGATCACGATGGCGATCGTGCCGTTCACGGGCTGGTTCACGACCCGCTACGGGGGGAGGATGACGCGCACCTGGCGCGAGATCTACGCGCGCGTGGGCGCCTTCAACGCGCGGCTCGAGGAGACGATCGGCGGCATCCGCGTCGTCAAGGCGTTCACGAACGAGGAGCACGAGCGCAGGCTGTTCGCGAAGGACAACCAGGCGTACCGGTCCACGAAGCTCGAGGCCTACCGCATCATGGCCCTCACCCACTCGTCGAGCTACCTCAGCATGCGGCTCACCCAGCTCGTCGTCATGGTCGCGGGCAGCTACTTCGTGATCACCGGCGGCCTCTCCTCGGGCGGCTTCGTCGCGTTCCTCCTGCTCGTGAACGTCTTCTTCAGGCCGATCCAGCAGATCAACCAGGTCATCGAGCTCTACCCGCGCGGCATCGCCGGCTTCAAGCGCTACCTCGAGCTGCTCGGCACCGAGCCGGACATCGTCGACAGGCCGGGGGCCGTCGAGGTCGAACACCTGCGCGGCGACATCGCCTTCGAGGGCGTCTCGTTCTCCTACTCGAGCCACCTGCCCGTCCTCGAGGACGTGAGCCTGAGCGTCGCCGCCGGCGAGACCGTGGCGTTCGTGGGGCCGTCCGGCGCGGGCAAGACGACGATCGCCTCGCTGCTGCCGCGGTTCTACGACGTCGACGCCGGCCGCATCACGATCGACGGCATCGACGTGCGCGACATGACGATGGCGTCGCTGAGGCGGCAGATCGGCATCGTGCAGCAGGACGTGTTCCTCTTCGCGGGGACGCTGCGCGAGAACATCGCCTACGGGAGGCTGGGGGCGAGCGACGAGGAGATCCTCGACGCCGCCCGTCGGGCGCAGCTGGGCGACCTGCTGGCGAGCCTCCCGCACGGCCTCGACACGCTCATCGGCGAGCGCGGCGTCAAGCTCTCGGGCGGCCAGAAGCAGCGCCTCTCGATCGCGCGCATCTTCCTGAAGAACCCGCCGATCCTCATCCTCGACGAGGCGACCTCGGCCCTCGACACCGAGACCGAGCGGGCCATCCAGCAGGCGCTCGAGGAGCTCTCGAAGGGGCGCACCACGCTCGTCATCGCGCACCGGCTGGCGACGATCAAGCACGCCGACCGCATCGTCGTCGTGGACGGCGGGCGCGTCGTCGAGCAGGGCCGCCACGACGAGCTGCTGCGCGAGGGCGGCGTCTACAGCCGCCTGCACGAGGCGCAGTTCGGCGACGCGGCGCGCGCGATCAGCGCCTGA
- a CDS encoding acetamidase/formamidase family protein, with the protein MTRRVLEGSVIYHFTPDAAPVWRVDPGEPLTVRCPDGMRGRIRTEEDHYVRVDPDRVNDAVGPIHVNDAQPGDALAVRLEEVRVPADQGYVLLIPGFGLLRDRVAAPKTKICRIDERGVHFGDLVLPLRPCIGTIGVAPAAGRVSTLYPGDHGGNMDTTEVTTGATLYLPVSAPGGLLALGDGKAVMGDGEVCGTGVGVPLEVDLTCDVVRRAGLRRPVLETPTHWQTIGSAPDLEGAVRLATEDMVELLMRSQGLSFEDAYMLCSLVGDLRISQVVDPWMTVRMCVPREHVRGALVVARAS; encoded by the coding sequence ATGACGAGGCGGGTCCTCGAGGGGTCCGTCATCTACCACTTCACGCCAGACGCCGCGCCGGTGTGGCGCGTGGACCCGGGCGAGCCGCTGACCGTGCGCTGCCCCGACGGCATGCGCGGACGCATCCGCACCGAGGAGGACCACTACGTCCGCGTGGACCCCGACAGGGTCAACGACGCCGTGGGGCCGATCCACGTGAACGACGCGCAGCCGGGCGACGCGCTGGCCGTGCGGCTCGAGGAGGTGCGCGTGCCCGCCGACCAGGGCTACGTCCTGCTCATCCCCGGGTTCGGCCTGCTGCGGGACAGGGTGGCGGCCCCCAAGACGAAGATCTGCCGCATCGACGAGCGGGGCGTCCACTTCGGCGACCTCGTGCTGCCCTTGCGTCCCTGCATCGGCACGATCGGCGTCGCGCCGGCCGCCGGGCGCGTCAGCACCCTCTACCCCGGCGACCACGGCGGCAACATGGACACCACAGAAGTGACGACAGGCGCCACCCTCTACCTCCCCGTGTCGGCCCCGGGCGGGCTCCTCGCGCTGGGCGACGGCAAGGCCGTGATGGGCGACGGCGAGGTGTGCGGCACCGGCGTGGGCGTGCCGCTCGAGGTAGACCTGACGTGCGACGTCGTCCGCCGGGCGGGCCTGCGGCGGCCCGTGCTCGAGACACCCACGCACTGGCAGACGATCGGCAGCGCGCCCGACCTGGAGGGCGCCGTGAGGCTGGCCACCGAGGACATGGTCGAGCTGCTGATGCGCTCGCAGGGACTCTCGTTCGAGGACGCCTACATGCTGTGCAGCCTGGTGGGTGACCTGAGGATCAGCCAGGTCGTGGACCCCTGGATGACCGTGCGGATGTGCGTGCCGCGCGAGCACGTGCGCGGCGCGCTGGTGGTGGCGCGGGCGAGCTAG
- a CDS encoding FAD-dependent oxidoreductase: MSDLIVIGGGLAGLSCAYRASRMGARVTVIDREDAGQATAAGAGILTPGTTRNAGDAWWQAFAFPAVRYYDELLGELAEDGETDTGHTRTGLLHVATTDEELARLPEVEATALRSRSLGAPLVDDVRLIDGAEARRLFPALGDVPGAVHVSGACRVDGRLLMGALRRAAVKRGARFLNEGAAAIKVSGGRVAGVELLGGRVETAAAVVVAAGAWSGGLLGQLGVSAPVSPQRGQIAHLRFHDLETGHWPTVMGFHSHYMLTFPGGRVVAGATREGDSGFEVRVTAGGAHEVLSEALRIAPGLARARVDEFRVGLRPATPDGKPVLGRTPVEGAYALTGHGPSGLQLAPYSGARVAELALGAADGAELEPFAVDRFRVEA; this comes from the coding sequence GTGAGCGACCTGATCGTGATCGGGGGTGGGCTGGCCGGGCTGTCGTGCGCGTACCGCGCCAGCCGCATGGGGGCGCGGGTGACCGTGATCGACCGCGAGGACGCCGGCCAGGCCACCGCGGCCGGCGCCGGCATCCTCACGCCCGGCACCACGCGCAACGCCGGCGACGCCTGGTGGCAGGCGTTCGCGTTCCCCGCCGTGCGCTACTACGACGAGCTGCTCGGCGAGCTCGCCGAGGACGGCGAGACCGACACGGGCCACACGCGCACCGGCCTGCTCCACGTCGCCACCACCGACGAGGAGCTGGCGCGTCTGCCCGAGGTGGAGGCGACCGCCCTGCGGAGCCGCTCGCTGGGGGCGCCGCTGGTCGACGACGTGCGGCTGATCGACGGGGCCGAGGCCCGGCGCCTCTTCCCCGCGCTCGGCGACGTCCCCGGCGCGGTCCACGTGAGCGGCGCCTGTCGCGTCGACGGTCGGCTGCTGATGGGCGCGCTGCGCCGCGCCGCCGTCAAGCGCGGCGCGCGCTTCCTGAACGAGGGCGCCGCCGCGATCAAGGTGTCGGGGGGTCGCGTCGCCGGCGTCGAGCTGCTGGGCGGCCGGGTCGAGACCGCCGCGGCGGTCGTGGTCGCCGCCGGCGCCTGGTCGGGCGGCCTGCTGGGCCAGCTCGGCGTCTCGGCGCCGGTCTCCCCGCAGCGCGGGCAGATCGCGCACCTGCGGTTCCACGACCTCGAGACCGGCCACTGGCCCACGGTCATGGGCTTCCACTCGCACTACATGCTCACGTTCCCGGGCGGCCGGGTCGTGGCCGGCGCCACCAGGGAGGGGGACTCTGGCTTCGAGGTCCGCGTGACCGCGGGCGGCGCGCACGAGGTGCTGAGCGAGGCCCTGCGGATCGCCCCCGGCCTGGCGCGGGCGCGCGTCGACGAGTTCAGGGTCGGTCTCCGTCCCGCCACGCCGGACGGCAAGCCGGTCCTCGGCCGCACGCCCGTCGAGGGCGCGTACGCGCTCACCGGCCACGGGCCCTCCGGGCTGCAGCTCGCCCCCTACTCGGGCGCCAGGGTGGCGGAGCTGGCCCTGGGCGCCGCCGACGGCGCGGAGCTGGAGCCCTTCGCCGTCGACAGGTTCAGGGTCGAGGCCTGA
- a CDS encoding gamma-glutamyltransferase has product MSETDRKEPSGPGRSDLARGGSPTASSPTANAAAGAHSFSSGGRPTVLAPRAMVSTGHYLASAAALDVLQRGGNAVDAGVAAGLTLNVVHTDMNTLSGVAPIALAVDGRVATIAGIGTWPAAVTAKELRERFGGIPNGVERCVVPGAAAAWLTALRDYGTMSFAEVSAAARRYAAEGFPVHTFMRHAIGSFLHVYRRYPENARLYLVDGEPPAVGTLLRQPELAATLEELVAAEARAAGREAGIDAALDHFYRGPIAHRMAAYMREHGGYLRYEDLALYQVEVAPPVSARFGELEVLTCGPWSQGPSLALALGILREFDLAALGHNSAGYVNVVASALDLAFADRNAHLGDPRHRDVPLAELTSDDYLRSRAALVPSAGSAFASPPPPGDPRGGRAEAPELARHTEGFGVPASRPPADTSCVTVVDADGNLFAATPSDGYSGGPVIPGLGLHVSERGAQSFLEDDDPNVVAPGKRPRLTPNPVLVLRDGRPLMAMASPGNDRQVQAMLQVLLNLFVFGMTPQEAVEAPRFASYNFRASSWPGNLEPGLLALEEGIPDATVDALRSWGRDVRRWPHWCWSAGGVCLSLVLDNGVRAGAADPRRESYAVGT; this is encoded by the coding sequence TTGTCCGAAACAGATCGCAAGGAGCCGTCAGGACCCGGCCGCAGCGACCTCGCACGGGGCGGCTCCCCGACCGCCAGCTCCCCCACCGCCAACGCCGCGGCCGGCGCCCACAGCTTCTCTTCCGGCGGACGACCCACGGTGCTGGCGCCGCGCGCGATGGTCTCTACCGGCCACTACCTCGCCAGCGCCGCCGCGCTCGACGTGCTGCAGCGCGGCGGGAACGCCGTCGACGCCGGCGTGGCCGCGGGCCTCACCCTCAACGTCGTCCACACCGACATGAACACGCTCTCCGGCGTGGCGCCGATCGCGCTGGCGGTGGACGGGCGCGTCGCCACGATCGCGGGCATCGGGACCTGGCCGGCCGCGGTCACAGCGAAGGAGCTCCGCGAGCGCTTCGGCGGGATCCCGAACGGCGTCGAGCGCTGCGTGGTGCCCGGCGCCGCGGCCGCGTGGCTGACGGCCCTGCGCGACTACGGCACGATGTCGTTCGCCGAGGTGTCGGCCGCCGCGCGCCGCTACGCCGCCGAGGGCTTCCCGGTGCACACGTTCATGCGCCACGCCATCGGCTCGTTCCTGCACGTCTACCGCCGCTACCCGGAGAACGCCAGGCTCTACCTGGTGGACGGCGAGCCGCCCGCAGTGGGGACCCTACTGCGTCAGCCCGAGCTGGCCGCCACGCTCGAGGAGCTGGTGGCGGCCGAGGCGCGCGCCGCGGGCCGCGAGGCCGGCATCGACGCGGCGCTCGACCACTTCTACCGGGGGCCGATCGCCCACCGCATGGCCGCGTACATGCGGGAGCACGGCGGCTACCTCCGCTACGAGGACCTGGCCCTGTACCAGGTCGAGGTGGCGCCGCCCGTGAGCGCCCGCTTCGGCGAGCTCGAGGTCCTGACCTGCGGCCCCTGGAGCCAGGGGCCCAGCCTGGCGCTGGCCCTGGGCATCCTCCGCGAGTTCGACCTGGCGGCGCTGGGCCACAACAGCGCCGGGTACGTGAACGTCGTCGCCTCGGCGCTGGACCTGGCGTTCGCCGACCGCAACGCCCACCTCGGCGACCCCAGGCACCGCGACGTGCCCCTGGCCGAGCTCACGTCGGACGACTACCTGCGGTCGCGCGCCGCCCTGGTGCCGTCCGCCGGCAGCGCCTTCGCCTCGCCCCCGCCTCCTGGCGACCCGCGGGGCGGACGCGCCGAGGCGCCCGAGCTGGCGCGCCACACCGAGGGCTTCGGCGTCCCGGCCAGCCGCCCGCCCGCCGACACGAGCTGCGTGACCGTGGTCGACGCCGACGGGAACCTGTTCGCCGCCACGCCCAGCGACGGCTACAGCGGCGGACCCGTGATCCCCGGCCTGGGGCTGCACGTCTCCGAGCGCGGCGCGCAGTCGTTCCTGGAGGACGACGACCCGAACGTGGTCGCTCCGGGCAAGCGGCCGCGCCTCACGCCGAACCCGGTGCTAGTGCTCAGGGACGGCCGCCCGCTGATGGCGATGGCCAGCCCGGGCAACGACAGGCAGGTGCAGGCCATGCTGCAGGTGCTCCTCAACCTGTTCGTGTTCGGCATGACGCCGCAGGAGGCGGTCGAGGCGCCTCGCTTCGCGAGCTACAACTTCCGCGCCAGCAGCTGGCCCGGCAACCTGGAGCCGGGGCTCCTCGCCCTCGAGGAGGGGATACCCGACGCCACCGTGGACGCGCTGCGCTCCTGGGGCCGCGACGTCCGCCGCTGGCCGCACTGGTGCTGGTCGGCAGGGGGCGTCTGCCTGTCGCTGGTGCTCGACAACGGCGTGCGGGCGGGCGCGGCCGACCCGCGGCGGGAGAGCTACGCGGTGGGGACGTGA
- a CDS encoding ABC transporter permease, whose protein sequence is MSPLPYILRRLLQAVPTVVIVVTAVFLAIRLAPGDPAAQILGLNASEEAIARVHAELGLDDPVWQQYLRYWSDALRGDMGVSYRTREPVFDALVAAFGHTLLLAVSALALATVVSLPLGVWAATTRSPWVDRALTTVASLALATPVYWLGLLMMLVFSLRLGVLPSTGSGTWRHLVMPAVAVSIASMAHIMRLTRASMLEALAQPFVTVARSKGVRRVRLVAKHALRNALLPVTTQVGLQFGNLLGGSVLTETVFAWPGLGRLVVNAVYARDFPLIQGAIVALSLIYIVVNLLVDVVYSFLDPRVQLA, encoded by the coding sequence ATGAGCCCGCTGCCGTACATCCTCAGGCGGCTACTCCAGGCCGTCCCGACCGTGGTCATCGTGGTCACGGCCGTGTTCCTCGCGATCAGGCTGGCGCCGGGCGACCCCGCCGCGCAGATCCTCGGCCTGAACGCCTCCGAGGAGGCGATCGCGCGGGTCCACGCCGAGCTGGGCCTCGACGATCCCGTGTGGCAGCAGTACCTGCGCTACTGGTCCGACGCGCTCCGCGGCGACATGGGCGTCTCCTACCGCACCCGCGAGCCGGTGTTCGACGCCCTGGTCGCGGCGTTCGGGCACACCCTGCTCCTGGCCGTGTCCGCGCTCGCGCTGGCGACCGTCGTCAGCCTCCCGCTGGGCGTGTGGGCCGCCACGACGCGTTCGCCGTGGGTCGACAGGGCGCTCACGACCGTGGCCAGCCTCGCGCTGGCGACGCCCGTCTACTGGCTGGGCCTGCTGATGATGCTCGTCTTCTCCCTGCGCCTGGGCGTCCTGCCGTCGACCGGCTCCGGCACGTGGCGGCACCTCGTGATGCCCGCCGTCGCCGTCTCGATCGCGAGCATGGCGCACATCATGCGGCTCACCCGCGCCAGCATGCTCGAGGCGCTCGCCCAGCCGTTCGTCACGGTCGCGCGCTCGAAGGGCGTGCGGCGCGTCCGTCTCGTCGCCAAGCACGCGCTGCGCAACGCGCTCCTGCCCGTCACCACCCAGGTCGGCCTCCAGTTCGGGAACCTGCTGGGCGGCTCCGTGCTCACCGAGACCGTGTTCGCCTGGCCCGGGCTCGGCCGGCTCGTCGTGAACGCCGTCTACGCCCGCGACTTCCCCCTCATCCAGGGCGCGATCGTCGCGCTATCGCTCATCTACATCGTCGTGAACCTGCTCGTGGACGTCGTCTACTCGTTCCTCGACCCCCGCGTGCAGCTCGCCTGA
- a CDS encoding ABC transporter permease codes for MRRPLKLNSGLVVGGLLSLLFVVGAVGVDWFAPVGPDDGDLLDRLQPPSAEHLLGTDTLGRDLFWRLVYGARISLLVGVSSVAAAIVIGAPLGLTAGVLGGRWDALIMRAMDVLLSVPKILVAILIMAVTGAGLGNLVFAIALWNVPVFARIARSNTLSLRERDFVTAAYAVGASRPRVILRHVLPNTFGELIVITSLSIATAIMAESGLSFLGLGAPAHLPSWGQTIAEGRPYLRNAPHVTAFGGLFVMLAVLGFNLLGDGLRDRLDPRSRGATLGEG; via the coding sequence GTGCGCCGTCCCCTGAAGCTCAACTCCGGCCTCGTCGTCGGCGGGCTGCTGAGCCTGCTGTTCGTGGTGGGCGCGGTGGGCGTCGACTGGTTCGCGCCGGTGGGGCCGGACGACGGCGACCTGCTCGACCGCCTCCAGCCGCCCTCGGCTGAGCACCTCCTCGGGACCGACACCCTCGGGCGCGACCTCTTCTGGCGCCTCGTCTACGGCGCGCGCATCTCCCTGCTGGTGGGCGTGTCCAGCGTGGCCGCCGCGATCGTGATCGGCGCGCCGCTCGGCCTCACCGCGGGCGTCCTCGGCGGGCGCTGGGACGCGCTGATCATGCGGGCGATGGACGTGCTCCTCAGCGTCCCGAAGATCCTCGTCGCGATCCTGATCATGGCGGTCACCGGCGCCGGCCTGGGGAACCTGGTGTTCGCGATCGCGCTGTGGAACGTGCCAGTCTTCGCCCGCATCGCGCGCTCGAACACGCTGTCGCTGCGCGAGCGCGACTTCGTGACGGCCGCCTACGCCGTGGGCGCGTCGCGTCCGCGCGTGATCCTGCGCCACGTCCTGCCCAACACGTTCGGCGAGCTGATCGTGATCACGAGCCTCTCGATCGCCACGGCCATCATGGCCGAGTCCGGCCTCAGCTTCCTGGGCCTGGGCGCGCCGGCCCACCTGCCCTCGTGGGGCCAGACCATCGCCGAGGGACGCCCGTACCTCCGCAACGCACCGCACGTGACGGCCTTCGGCGGGCTGTTCGTGATGCTCGCCGTGCTCGGCTTCAACCTGCTCGGCGACGGCCTGCGGGACAGGCTCGACCCGCGCTCGAGGGGGGCGACGCTGGGTGAGGGGTAG